One window of the Methanovulcanius yangii genome contains the following:
- a CDS encoding MSCRAMM family protein yields the protein MDDLIPGTYTVTESALGSEWEVPVIDDSGATVTSGGVGTATVTNEYILGSLEVTKDVIWNGVTPDGTLFEICITGPSYPSGDCKSTTGGVLRWDDLIPGTYTVTESALGSEWEVPVIDDSGATVTSGGVGTATVTNEYILGSLEVTKDVIWNGVTPDGTLFEICITGPSYPSGDCKSTTGGVLRWDDLIPGTYTVTESALGSEWEVPVIDDSGATVTSGGVGTATVTNEYILGSLEVTKDVIWNGVTPDGTLFEICITGPSYPSGDCKSTTGGVLRWDDLIPGTYTVTESALGSEWEVPVIDDSGATVTSGGVGTATVTNEYILGSLEVTKDVIWNGVTPDGTLFEICITGPSYPSGDCKSTTGGVLRWDDLIPGTYTVTESALGSEWEVPVIDDSGATVTSGGVGTATVTNEYILGSLEVTKDVIWNGVTPDGTLFEICITGPSYPSGDCKSTTGGVLRWDDLIPGTYTVTESALGSEWEVPVIDDSGATVTSGGVGTATVTNEYILGSLEVTKDVIWNGVTPDGTLFEICITGPSYPSGDCKSTTGGVLRWDDLIPGTYTVTESALGSEWEVPVIDDSGATVTSGGVGTATVTNEYILGSLEVTKDVIWNGVTPDGTLFEICITGPSYPSGDCKSTTGGVLRWDDLIPGTYTVTESALGSEWEVPVIDDSGATVTSGGVGTATVTNEYILGSLEVTKDVIWNGVTPDGTLFEICITGPSYPSGDCKSTTGGVLRWDDLIPGTYTVTESALGSEWEVPVIDDSGATVTSGGVGTATVTNEYILAPLR from the coding sequence ATGGACGACCTGATTCCCGGCACCTACACGGTCACGGAATCTGCTCTCGGCAGTGAGTGGGAAGTCCCCGTCATCGACGACTCCGGCGCTACTGTTACAAGTGGTGGTGTCGGAACCGCGACGGTGACGAACGAGTACATCCTCGGCTCCCTTGAGGTAACGAAAGATGTCATCTGGAACGGCGTAACTCCCGACGGAACTCTCTTTGAGATCTGTATCACCGGTCCTTCGTATCCGAGTGGTGACTGTAAGAGCACGACCGGCGGCGTCCTGAGATGGGACGACCTGATTCCCGGCACCTACACGGTCACGGAATCTGCTCTCGGCAGTGAGTGGGAAGTCCCCGTCATCGACGACTCCGGCGCTACTGTTACAAGTGGCGGTGTCGGAACCGCGACGGTGACGAACGAGTACATCCTCGGCTCCCTTGAGGTAACGAAAGATGTCATCTGGAACGGCGTAACTCCCGACGGAACTCTCTTTGAGATCTGTATCACCGGTCCTTCGTATCCGAGTGGTGACTGTAAGAGCACGACCGGCGGCGTCCTGAGATGGGACGACCTGATTCCCGGCACCTACACGGTCACGGAATCTGCTCTCGGCAGTGAGTGGGAAGTCCCCGTCATCGACGACTCCGGCGCTACTGTTACAAGTGGCGGTGTCGGAACCGCGACGGTGACGAACGAGTACATCCTCGGCTCCCTTGAGGTAACGAAAGATGTCATCTGGAACGGCGTAACTCCCGACGGAACTCTCTTTGAGATCTGTATCACCGGTCCTTCGTATCCGAGTGGTGACTGTAAGAGCACGACCGGCGGCGTCCTGAGATGGGACGACCTGATTCCCGGCACCTACACGGTCACGGAATCTGCTCTCGGCAGTGAGTGGGAAGTCCCCGTCATCGACGACTCCGGCGCTACTGTTACAAGTGGCGGTGTCGGAACCGCGACGGTGACGAACGAGTACATCCTCGGCTCCCTTGAGGTAACGAAAGATGTCATCTGGAACGGCGTAACTCCCGACGGAACTCTCTTTGAGATCTGTATCACCGGTCCTTCGTATCCGAGTGGTGACTGTAAGAGCACGACCGGCGGCGTCCTGAGATGGGACGACCTGATTCCCGGCACCTACACGGTCACGGAATCTGCTCTCGGCAGTGAGTGGGAAGTCCCCGTCATCGACGACTCCGGCGCTACTGTTACAAGTGGCGGTGTCGGAACCGCGACGGTGACGAACGAGTACATCCTCGGCTCCCTTGAGGTAACGAAAGATGTCATCTGGAACGGCGTAACTCCCGACGGAACTCTCTTTGAGATCTGTATCACCGGTCCTTCGTATCCGAGTGGTGACTGTAAGAGCACGACCGGCGGCGTCCTGAGATGGGACGACCTGATTCCCGGCACCTACACGGTCACGGAATCTGCTCTCGGCAGTGAGTGGGAAGTCCCCGTCATCGACGACTCCGGCGCTACTGTTACAAGTGGCGGTGTCGGAACCGCGACGGTGACGAACGAGTACATCCTCGGCTCCCTTGAGGTAACGAAAGATGTCATCTGGAACGGCGTAACTCCCGACGGAACTCTCTTTGAGATCTGTATCACCGGTCCTTCGTATCCGAGTGGTGACTGTAAGAGCACGACCGGCGGCGTCCTGAGATGGGACGACCTGATTCCCGGCACCTACACGGTCACGGAATCTGCTCTCGGCAGTGAGTGGGAAGTCCCCGTCATCGACGACTCCGGCGCTACTGTTACAAGTGGCGGTGTCGGAACCGCGACGGTGACGAACGAGTACATCCTCGGCTCCCTTGAGGTAACGAAAGATGTCATCTGGAACGGCGTAACTCCCGACGGAACTCTCTTTGAGATCTGTATCACCGGTCCTTCGTATCCGAGTGGTGACTGTAAGAGCACGACCGGCGGCGTCCTGAGATGGGACGACCTGATTCCCGGCACCTACACGGTCACGGAATCTGCTCTCGGCAGTGAGTGGGAAGTCCCCGTCATCGACGACTCCGGCGCTACTGTTACAAGTGGCGGTGTCGGAACCGCGACGGTGACGAACGAGTACATCCTCGGCTCCCTTGAGGTAACGAAAGATGTCATCTGGAACGGCGTAACTCCCGACGGAACTCTCTTTGAGATCTGTATCACCGGTCCTTCGTATCCGAGTGGTGACTGTAAGAGCACGACCGGCGGCGTCCTGAGATGGGACGACCTGATTCCCGGCACCTACACGGTCACGGAATCTGCTCTCGGCAGTGAGTGGGAAGTCCCCGTCATCGACGACTCCGGCGCTACTGTTACAAGTGGCGGTGTCGGAACCGCGACGGTGACGAACGAGTACATCCTCGCTCCCTTGAGGTAA